In a genomic window of Sutcliffiella sp. FSL R7-0096:
- a CDS encoding TetR family transcriptional regulator, which yields MDKREKIIQASIEVFKEKGIEKTKISDIVKRAEIAQGTFYLYFPSKLSVMPAVAEQIVLNFMRRIEENVSIEASLEVQLTQLVEAIFHVTGEFRDVSAIVYAGISTTEHISKWETIYTPLYEQVASILEENQSRKLIRDTVDPNRTSQLLLGMIESAAEQVFLFNEYEAENEAQQKAELLTFLEHALRP from the coding sequence GTGGATAAAAGGGAAAAAATCATTCAGGCCTCCATTGAGGTTTTTAAGGAGAAGGGTATAGAAAAAACGAAGATCTCGGATATTGTAAAGAGGGCGGAGATTGCTCAAGGGACATTTTATTTGTATTTTCCTTCTAAGCTTTCGGTTATGCCTGCTGTTGCAGAGCAGATTGTCTTGAATTTTATGAGAAGAATTGAAGAGAATGTATCGATTGAGGCTTCATTAGAGGTGCAGCTCACACAATTGGTGGAGGCCATTTTCCACGTAACAGGTGAGTTCCGCGATGTTTCTGCCATTGTCTATGCAGGTATTTCCACCACGGAACATATCAGCAAATGGGAAACCATCTACACACCGTTATATGAACAGGTAGCTTCTATTTTGGAGGAAAATCAAAGCCGTAAACTTATAAGGGATACGGTTGATCCAAATCGCACCTCCCAATTATTACTCGGAATGATAGAATCTGCAGCAGAGCAGGTCTTCTTATTTAATGAATATGAAGCTGAAAATGAGGCACAACAGAAGGCAGAATTACTGACTTTCTTGGAACATGCTTTACGTCCGTGA
- a CDS encoding Ppx/GppA family phosphatase: MKEKVVALIDLGSNSIRLAIYTIDLAGNYEEIKKEKVAARLIGFLSANGHLSQEGIQLIMNTLKQFQQVIDSLSVSEVIGFATAVMRKAVNQEEIISMIKMNTGYSFRILSEYEEAYYGYLGVIDSITMKDGIIADIGGGSTEVTLFQDRELVQYHSFPFGAVSLNAEFTSTTHVSRMQVNKLRSFLSSNFQTVSWLRDAKKPIIGIGGTARNLGKIYQAKHHSKQHKMKLEEVQSIARDLSLLSLNERTKIAGLSKKRKDIILPGIEAIADLIETVQAPYFIFSKRTIRDGILVSQGASD; this comes from the coding sequence ATGAAAGAAAAGGTTGTGGCACTAATAGACTTGGGATCCAACTCTATTCGGTTAGCTATCTATACGATTGATCTTGCAGGAAACTATGAAGAAATTAAAAAAGAAAAAGTTGCAGCACGGCTTATAGGGTTTTTAAGTGCGAATGGACATCTGAGCCAGGAGGGAATCCAACTCATCATGAACACGTTAAAACAATTTCAACAGGTGATTGATTCCTTAAGCGTTTCAGAAGTTATTGGGTTTGCAACAGCAGTAATGAGAAAAGCGGTCAATCAAGAAGAAATTATTTCGATGATTAAAATGAATACAGGTTACTCATTCCGTATTTTGAGCGAATATGAGGAAGCGTATTACGGGTATTTAGGAGTGATTGATTCTATCACAATGAAGGATGGAATCATCGCCGATATAGGGGGTGGAAGTACCGAAGTTACTTTATTTCAAGATAGAGAATTGGTGCAATACCACAGCTTTCCATTTGGTGCTGTCTCCTTAAATGCCGAATTTACCTCTACCACCCACGTATCTAGGATGCAGGTAAACAAGCTTCGTTCCTTTCTATCCTCTAATTTCCAAACTGTTTCTTGGTTAAGGGATGCCAAGAAACCGATAATCGGGATCGGAGGCACTGCCCGTAATTTAGGGAAAATATATCAGGCCAAACACCATTCAAAGCAACACAAGATGAAACTGGAGGAGGTACAATCTATCGCTAGGGACCTCTCGCTATTATCGCTTAATGAACGAACAAAAATAGCAGGACTCTCTAAAAAAAGGAAAGACATTATCCTACCAGGCATCGAAGCGATAGCTGACCTAATCGAAACAGTCCAGGCACCGTATTTCATATTCAGCAAAAGAACAATAAGGGACGGTATTTTGGTAAGCCAAGGGGCTAGCGATTAA
- a CDS encoding multidrug efflux SMR transporter, whose protein sequence is MNKYWIYVIITCALEMVWVYGFSTAQTVWQWALVILVIGIDFYFLAKACEGLPTGTVYAVFAGVGAIGTVLMDYFLFQGSINMLKLFFIGVLVAGVIGLKLADNKTEGRVQ, encoded by the coding sequence ATGAACAAATATTGGATTTATGTAATCATTACCTGTGCGCTGGAGATGGTGTGGGTCTATGGCTTCAGTACAGCTCAGACTGTGTGGCAATGGGCACTAGTCATACTGGTTATCGGCATAGATTTTTATTTTCTGGCAAAAGCGTGTGAAGGACTTCCCACTGGTACCGTGTACGCGGTTTTCGCGGGAGTTGGGGCTATTGGAACAGTTTTGATGGATTATTTTCTTTTCCAAGGAAGTATTAATATGCTTAAGTTATTTTTCATCGGAGTGCTTGTAGCCGGTGTGATCGGGTTAAAGCTAGCTGATAACAAAACGGAAGGAAGGGTGCAGTAA
- a CDS encoding histidine kinase: MFFSLRNRLFFIFTLLLTVPFIVLSIIIPSWFTSVIEDQTKNNTLDMMDQYSLYMDSVTVQAEDLGKQVLVNQTTQQWLQLEESGDASLAELHFIRNELKNWLFTMTSNNSNTMSISVFLNDGTGIWTNHPFLSEVEWFQEYSGKNQRWIKAHTDAYQQTYVQSYVNSFVIPLYDIYTLHQSGVIKVNLPSTLLETALEKVTLGENGRVHLLSSTGENVLTGSVSTPEVVLKDSLREIVNSASSKGLIESSHNGEEYLVFYQKLSVGDWILFSEITKSELFSKVNQLQNRLLYTSGIIFILTILASYLFSTTIVRPLGKMTKAMEYIERGDFTGATHYMPTIKKPNDEVGYHIKVFNQTVDRLNRLIKIEYEANLRRKDAEYKALLLQINPHFMNNTLEIIGGLAAQGKNKDVINVSVYLGRMMSYSLNTHTDVVPLGQEINYIRNFTDILKVRYEDAISISIVEEPETKSLPIIKFIVQPLVENAAKYSFMENTHAEINIKTVKEGDHVFISVEDNGIGMSEEVKLDLMNADMTDSTNVLASKGTSIGLKNVLVRLKLYYGDDFSFHIDSQKNKGTKITLCIKIKGDIHDESAD, encoded by the coding sequence ATGTTTTTTTCCTTACGAAATCGACTATTTTTTATTTTTACACTTTTGTTAACGGTTCCATTTATTGTTTTATCTATTATTATACCAAGCTGGTTTACTTCGGTTATTGAAGATCAGACTAAAAACAACACCCTTGATATGATGGATCAATATTCATTATATATGGATTCTGTAACGGTACAAGCAGAGGATCTTGGTAAGCAGGTGTTAGTGAACCAGACCACCCAACAATGGCTACAGTTGGAAGAGAGCGGCGATGCCTCTTTGGCCGAGCTCCATTTTATTCGAAATGAATTAAAAAACTGGCTGTTCACGATGACCTCAAATAATTCGAATACCATGTCCATTTCCGTTTTTTTGAATGATGGCACCGGAATATGGACAAATCATCCCTTTCTCTCTGAGGTCGAGTGGTTTCAAGAGTACTCAGGGAAAAACCAACGATGGATCAAGGCCCATACAGACGCCTATCAGCAAACATATGTACAAAGCTATGTAAATAGTTTTGTAATCCCTTTATATGATATCTACACGCTTCATCAATCCGGAGTGATAAAAGTGAATCTGCCATCAACCTTGCTAGAAACAGCCCTAGAAAAAGTTACACTAGGGGAAAATGGCCGAGTGCATTTATTGAGCAGCACCGGTGAAAATGTTCTGACAGGAAGCGTAAGCACTCCAGAGGTTGTTCTAAAAGATAGTTTAAGGGAAATAGTGAATAGTGCAAGTAGTAAGGGCCTGATAGAAAGTTCTCACAATGGGGAGGAATATCTTGTTTTCTATCAAAAACTTTCTGTAGGGGATTGGATTCTCTTCAGTGAAATCACCAAATCAGAGTTGTTTTCCAAAGTAAATCAATTACAAAATCGATTGCTTTATACTTCTGGAATCATTTTTATTCTGACGATTCTCGCTTCCTATTTGTTTTCCACCACCATCGTACGACCTCTTGGCAAGATGACCAAAGCGATGGAATATATCGAGCGGGGAGATTTCACAGGTGCAACACACTATATGCCTACAATAAAGAAACCAAACGACGAAGTTGGCTATCACATTAAAGTATTTAACCAGACCGTTGACCGGTTGAATAGGCTGATAAAAATTGAGTATGAGGCAAATCTTCGAAGAAAAGATGCAGAATATAAAGCCTTGCTTCTCCAGATCAATCCTCATTTTATGAATAATACGCTTGAGATTATTGGCGGCTTGGCAGCACAGGGGAAAAACAAAGACGTCATCAATGTCAGTGTCTATTTAGGGAGGATGATGAGCTATTCGTTGAATACCCATACCGATGTTGTACCTTTGGGCCAGGAGATTAATTATATACGCAATTTCACAGACATTCTCAAAGTCAGGTACGAAGATGCTATTTCGATTAGTATTGTGGAGGAACCTGAAACAAAATCGTTGCCGATAATCAAATTTATCGTACAGCCGCTTGTGGAAAATGCAGCCAAATACAGCTTTATGGAAAACACCCATGCAGAAATAAATATAAAGACAGTTAAAGAAGGGGACCATGTATTCATCTCGGTTGAAGACAATGGCATCGGGATGTCAGAAGAAGTCAAATTGGATTTGATGAATGCAGATATGACGGATTCAACGAACGTCCTGGCAAGTAAAGGGACAAGTATCGGGTTGAAGAATGTCCTGGTTAGATTGAAGCTTTATTATGGGGACGACTTTAGCTTTCATATTGATTCTCAGAAAAACAAAGGAACCAAGATTACATTATGTATAAAAATTAAGGGGGATATACATGATGAAAGTGCTGATTAG
- a CDS encoding multidrug efflux SMR transporter has translation MGWLFVTFAAISEIIGVIGLKLFSTNKTIKTGSLFLGGFGMSFFLLYQAFAYLQLSIAYAVWIGIGTAGAVLINMFFFDESKSGSRVFSLILIIVGVTGLKLVS, from the coding sequence ATGGGTTGGCTATTTGTGACCTTTGCAGCAATAAGTGAAATCATCGGTGTCATCGGGCTGAAGCTGTTCAGCACCAACAAAACGATCAAAACGGGCTCGCTCTTCCTAGGAGGATTCGGGATGTCCTTTTTCCTGCTATATCAAGCATTTGCCTATCTACAATTAAGTATCGCTTATGCAGTATGGATTGGAATCGGAACAGCCGGAGCCGTCCTCATCAACATGTTCTTCTTTGATGAATCCAAAAGTGGTTCCCGTGTTTTTAGTTTGATACTGATCATCGTTGGGGTTACTGGTTTGAAGTTGGTATCTTGA
- a CDS encoding plasmid pRiA4b ORF-3 family protein, which translates to MLIQCTKKLFDELKITPGETNEESNPLLGWHANFMKFGRAKFFVLVNDKNRYAIVLYGLKAKDKKNFDLLIKDAIREVFQAESIKEEVIEAYLNSSTETIYTKTKDRKLVARLNKACEAVHFGESFWEPDSLVQVKMSKWISSMLVGDGKKAYLYPNVQMYKDLEEFSRQPVFNTEALVLKVTLELEKYNVWRRITVPAGITFPELHSVLQTAFTWQNSHLHDFEIFEKKEDGSGWHDRPNLNLVCNDEALAYQGGVPMKMETEEKLKDYVEAKVVYHYDFGDGWKHTIEVEEAIDDYTANFPICNDGEGNAPPEDVGGELGYETFLTIINDPSHEDHHQTKEWGEMQGYEEFDIREVNWKLRKF; encoded by the coding sequence ATGTTAATTCAATGTACGAAGAAACTGTTTGACGAGTTGAAAATTACGCCTGGGGAAACTAACGAAGAAAGTAATCCGCTGCTGGGGTGGCACGCTAATTTTATGAAATTTGGCAGGGCAAAATTCTTCGTTTTGGTCAATGATAAAAATCGGTATGCCATTGTGCTATATGGCTTGAAAGCGAAGGATAAGAAGAATTTTGACCTCTTGATCAAGGATGCGATCCGTGAGGTTTTTCAGGCGGAATCTATCAAGGAGGAAGTCATTGAAGCATATCTGAATTCCTCTACAGAGACGATTTACACCAAAACGAAAGACCGTAAGTTGGTTGCAAGGTTGAATAAGGCATGTGAAGCAGTGCATTTTGGAGAGAGTTTCTGGGAACCGGATTCACTCGTGCAAGTAAAAATGAGCAAGTGGATCAGTTCCATGTTGGTCGGAGACGGGAAGAAGGCTTATTTATACCCAAATGTTCAGATGTATAAGGACTTGGAGGAGTTTTCAAGGCAACCTGTATTTAATACGGAAGCATTGGTGCTGAAGGTCACACTGGAGCTTGAAAAGTACAATGTCTGGAGGCGGATTACCGTTCCAGCAGGCATCACTTTCCCAGAGTTACATAGTGTTTTACAGACTGCTTTCACATGGCAAAATAGCCATCTTCATGACTTTGAAATCTTTGAGAAGAAGGAAGACGGTTCCGGATGGCATGATCGACCAAACCTTAACCTGGTTTGTAATGATGAGGCCCTTGCCTATCAGGGAGGGGTTCCTATGAAAATGGAAACAGAGGAAAAGCTAAAGGATTATGTGGAGGCGAAAGTTGTTTATCATTATGATTTTGGTGATGGCTGGAAGCACACAATTGAAGTAGAAGAGGCTATTGATGACTACACGGCCAACTTCCCCATTTGTAATGACGGTGAAGGCAATGCCCCGCCTGAAGATGTGGGAGGAGAGCTGGGCTATGAGACATTCCTCACCATTATAAACGACCCATCCCATGAAGATCACCACCAAACAAAAGAATGGGGAGAGATGCAGGGGTATGAGGAGTTTGATATTCGGGAAGTTAATTGGAAGTTGAGGAAGTTTTGA